A window of Ruania suaedae contains these coding sequences:
- a CDS encoding leucyl aminopeptidase: MHDVTDLTLTSKSPQRLTTDVLVVGVAEESGKPVIEAAASFSRATRAAIERAITLLGVTGRAGEVTKIPAGAELKAELLVLTGTGAPAPSAHVGRERLRRAAGSALAALSGPARVSLALPIGDAADLQAVAEGALLGSYRAVPAQDAQAAAEEIEILTTAAGTSGKAGRAALDRARTVAEAVHGTRDLVNLSPNVLYPESFAARARDLVKGTKVKVSVLEEKALAEGGYGGLIGVGQGSARGPRLVRLEYRPPRARRHIALVGKGITFDSGGLSLKPAAGMEKMKNDMAGAAAVLHTVVAAARLGLPVAVTGWLALAENMPSGSAQRPSDVITIRGGTTVEVLNTDAEGRLVMADALVAATEEKPDTVIDIATLTGAQMVALGNQVSAVMGTDDVRELVVEAAGQAGEQFWPMPLPDELRASMNTPMADIANMGERYGGMLVAGLFLREFVGDTPWAHLDIAGPAFNDSTPRHYVPKGGTGVGVRTLLELLAAAGA; this comes from the coding sequence ATGCATGACGTGACCGATCTGACACTGACCAGCAAGAGCCCGCAACGACTGACCACCGACGTGCTCGTCGTCGGTGTCGCGGAGGAGTCGGGCAAGCCCGTGATCGAAGCAGCCGCCTCCTTCAGCCGTGCCACGCGGGCGGCGATCGAGCGCGCGATCACCCTGCTCGGCGTCACGGGGCGTGCGGGTGAAGTGACGAAGATCCCCGCCGGGGCCGAGCTCAAGGCCGAGCTGCTGGTCCTGACGGGCACGGGGGCGCCCGCTCCGTCGGCTCACGTGGGCCGTGAACGGTTGCGGCGCGCCGCCGGTTCCGCTCTCGCGGCGCTGAGCGGGCCGGCGCGCGTGAGCCTCGCCCTCCCCATCGGCGATGCCGCGGACCTGCAGGCGGTCGCGGAGGGGGCCCTGCTGGGCAGCTACCGGGCCGTGCCGGCCCAGGACGCGCAGGCGGCCGCCGAGGAGATCGAGATCCTCACCACCGCCGCCGGCACCTCCGGCAAGGCTGGCCGGGCCGCGCTGGACCGGGCCCGGACCGTCGCCGAGGCGGTGCACGGCACCCGCGATCTGGTCAACCTCTCCCCCAACGTGCTCTATCCCGAGTCGTTTGCCGCGCGTGCCCGTGACCTCGTCAAGGGCACCAAGGTCAAGGTCAGCGTGCTGGAGGAGAAGGCGCTCGCCGAGGGTGGCTACGGCGGTCTGATCGGCGTCGGGCAGGGTTCGGCCCGCGGGCCTCGCCTGGTGCGGCTGGAGTACCGCCCGCCCCGTGCCCGCCGCCACATCGCGCTGGTGGGCAAGGGCATCACGTTCGACTCCGGCGGGTTGTCCCTGAAGCCGGCCGCGGGCATGGAGAAGATGAAGAACGACATGGCGGGGGCCGCAGCCGTGCTGCACACCGTCGTCGCCGCGGCGCGCCTAGGCCTGCCGGTGGCGGTCACCGGGTGGCTCGCGCTCGCGGAGAACATGCCCTCCGGGTCCGCACAGCGGCCCTCTGACGTCATCACCATCCGCGGCGGGACCACCGTCGAGGTGCTCAACACCGACGCCGAGGGGCGCCTGGTGATGGCCGATGCCCTGGTCGCCGCGACGGAGGAGAAGCCGGACACGGTCATCGACATCGCCACCCTGACCGGTGCCCAGATGGTTGCCCTCGGCAACCAGGTCAGCGCCGTGATGGGGACCGACGACGTGCGCGAGCTCGTCGTCGAGGCGGCCGGGCAGGCGGGCGAGCAGTTCTGGCCGATGCCGTTGCCGGACGAGCTGCGCGCCTCGATGAACACCCCGATGGCGGACATCGCCAACATGGGCGAGCGCTACGGCGGGATGCTCGTCGCGGGCCTGTTCCTGCGCGAGTTCGTCGGCGACACCCCGTGGGCCCACCTCGACATCGCCGGTCCCGCCTTCAACGACTCCACCCCTCGCCACTACGTACCCAAGGGCGGCACCGGCGTCGGGGTGCGGACCCTGCTGGAGTTGCTCGCCGCTGCCGGCGCGTGA
- a CDS encoding aldo/keto reductase family protein: MHFRHLGRSGLKISEITYGNWITHGSQVENDTATACVRAALDAGITSFDTADVYANTKAEEVLGAALAGERRESVEIFTKVYFPTGPMGPNDTGLSRKHIMESINGSLRRLGTDYVDLYQAHRYDYATPLEETMQAFADIVRAGKAHYIGVSEWTADQLRAGHALARELGIHLVSSQPQYSMVWRVIEDEVVPTSAELGVSQIVWSPIAQGVLTGKYLPGQDAPEGSRAADAKGGAKMIEGMLNRENLLQRVQDLRPVAEELDLTMAQLAVAWVLQNDNVAAALIGASRPEQVAENVAAAGVRIPGELMQRIDEILGDSVVRDPAQTEKSSPKERLC; the protein is encoded by the coding sequence ATGCACTTCCGACACCTCGGCCGCTCCGGCCTGAAGATCAGCGAGATCACCTACGGCAACTGGATCACCCACGGCTCCCAGGTGGAGAACGACACGGCGACCGCGTGCGTGCGCGCGGCGCTGGACGCGGGGATCACCTCCTTCGACACCGCGGACGTCTACGCCAACACCAAGGCCGAGGAGGTCCTGGGCGCGGCGCTGGCGGGCGAACGCCGCGAGAGCGTGGAGATCTTCACGAAGGTCTACTTCCCGACCGGCCCGATGGGACCGAACGACACCGGCCTGTCCCGCAAGCACATCATGGAGTCGATCAACGGCTCGCTGCGCCGGCTGGGCACCGACTACGTCGACCTCTATCAGGCGCACCGGTACGACTACGCCACGCCGCTGGAAGAGACGATGCAGGCGTTCGCCGACATCGTCCGGGCCGGCAAGGCCCACTACATCGGGGTCAGCGAGTGGACCGCCGACCAGCTGCGCGCCGGCCACGCCCTGGCCCGGGAGCTGGGGATCCACCTGGTCTCCAGTCAACCGCAGTACTCGATGGTCTGGCGGGTGATCGAGGACGAGGTCGTGCCCACCTCGGCCGAGCTCGGTGTCTCCCAGATCGTCTGGTCGCCGATCGCCCAGGGCGTGCTGACCGGCAAGTACCTGCCCGGTCAGGATGCCCCGGAGGGATCGCGCGCCGCCGATGCCAAGGGCGGCGCGAAGATGATCGAGGGGATGCTGAATCGCGAGAACCTGCTGCAGCGGGTCCAGGACCTGCGCCCGGTGGCCGAGGAGCTCGACCTGACGATGGCCCAGCTCGCCGTCGCGTGGGTGCTCCAGAACGACAACGTCGCCGCGGCCCTGATCGGCGCCTCCCGTCCCGAGCAGGTCGCCGAGAACGTGGCGGCTGCAGGCGTGCGGATCCCGGGCGAGCTCATGCAGCGCATCGACGAGATCCTCGGCGACAGTGTGGTGCGCGACCCGGCGCAGACGGAGAAGTCCTCCCCCAAGGAACGTCTCTGCTGA
- the ctaC gene encoding aa3-type cytochrome oxidase subunit II, protein MPTPSSRTTRRRAVGLGALGLVSALALAGCSAEQVSRGWLPGTPGITEHSDNVVTLWNGSWIAALIVGVITWGLIIWCVIAYRKRKGDDRLPVQLRYHLPLELLYTFVPLVMVGVLFYYTATLQEEITNPETEADVHIDVYGRQWTWDFVYTDEDVWDTGIQAQLDGTMDATADFPTLYLPVGETVEFTLRSRDVAHSFWVPAFLYKMDTIPGEVNSFMLTPNEEGTYVGKCAELCGEYHGYMYFNVAVVSAEEYQAQMATLREAGQTGDLGPEYDRQNAADVSSPIGGTEDEGSEN, encoded by the coding sequence GTGCCAACGCCCTCTTCCCGGACCACGAGGCGCCGCGCGGTCGGCCTCGGGGCGCTCGGGCTCGTCTCTGCGCTCGCTCTCGCCGGGTGCTCTGCGGAACAGGTCTCGAGGGGGTGGCTGCCCGGGACACCGGGGATCACCGAGCACAGCGACAACGTCGTCACCCTGTGGAACGGCTCGTGGATCGCGGCCCTGATCGTCGGGGTCATCACGTGGGGCCTGATCATCTGGTGCGTGATCGCCTACCGCAAGCGCAAGGGGGACGACAGGCTCCCGGTGCAGCTGCGGTACCACCTGCCGCTGGAGCTGCTCTACACCTTCGTACCGCTGGTGATGGTGGGCGTGCTCTTCTACTACACCGCCACGCTGCAGGAGGAGATCACCAACCCCGAGACCGAGGCCGATGTGCACATCGACGTCTACGGCCGGCAGTGGACGTGGGACTTCGTCTACACCGACGAGGACGTCTGGGACACGGGGATCCAGGCCCAGCTCGACGGCACCATGGATGCGACGGCCGACTTCCCGACGCTGTATCTGCCGGTGGGCGAGACGGTCGAGTTCACCCTGCGCAGCCGGGACGTCGCGCACTCGTTCTGGGTCCCGGCCTTCCTCTACAAGATGGACACCATCCCCGGTGAGGTGAACAGCTTCATGCTGACGCCGAACGAGGAGGGCACCTACGTGGGCAAGTGTGCCGAGCTCTGCGGGGAGTACCACGGGTACATGTACTTCAACGTCGCGGTCGTCTCCGCCGAGGAGTACCAGGCGCAGATGGCGACGCTCCGCGAGGCCGGCCAGACCGGCGACCTCGGGCCGGAGTACGACCGGCAGAACGCGGCCGACGTGTCCAGCCCGATCGGCGGCACCGAGGACGAGGGATCGGAGAACTGA
- a CDS encoding FKBP-type peptidyl-prolyl cis-trans isomerase, which yields MTLRPARSLALLLAAGLALTACAEADEGPSPAPETDAAPSTAAEDVALPEVDGEFGDAPAFGFDDTEPPEGLQVEVLSEGDGEQVEEGAVVVAHYAGIVWGEQETFDDSYSRGEPSMFSLNSVVQGWTQGIPGHPVGSRLLLSIPNDLGYGPQGGNPNAGIGAEDTIVFVVDVVDAFGRGATGEADAAEVTPAADLPVEIAGGLGEPASVTVPEDAAEPQELDSIVIAEGSGEAVATGQSVAIGYATTAWDGTAAGSSWPLEGTGGDGPYAGFVGSGSIVDALVEVPVGSRVLVLTPASEQGPAYAHVVDVLAAR from the coding sequence GTGACGCTCCGCCCTGCCCGCTCCCTGGCACTCCTGCTCGCCGCCGGCCTTGCCCTGACGGCCTGCGCCGAGGCGGACGAGGGCCCGAGCCCCGCGCCGGAGACGGATGCGGCACCGAGCACGGCCGCCGAGGACGTGGCCCTGCCCGAGGTGGACGGCGAGTTCGGCGACGCGCCGGCGTTCGGCTTCGACGACACCGAACCCCCCGAGGGGTTGCAGGTCGAGGTGCTCTCCGAGGGCGACGGTGAGCAGGTGGAGGAGGGCGCCGTCGTGGTGGCGCACTACGCCGGCATCGTCTGGGGCGAGCAGGAGACGTTCGACGACTCCTACAGCCGCGGGGAGCCGTCGATGTTCTCCCTGAACAGCGTCGTCCAGGGGTGGACGCAGGGGATACCCGGGCACCCCGTCGGCTCCCGGCTGCTGCTGAGCATCCCCAATGACCTGGGGTACGGCCCGCAGGGCGGTAACCCCAACGCCGGGATCGGGGCCGAGGACACCATCGTCTTCGTCGTCGACGTCGTCGACGCGTTCGGTCGTGGCGCCACCGGGGAGGCCGACGCTGCCGAGGTCACCCCGGCCGCCGATCTGCCCGTGGAGATCGCCGGAGGGCTGGGTGAGCCGGCATCGGTCACCGTGCCCGAGGACGCCGCCGAACCGCAGGAGCTGGACTCGATCGTGATCGCCGAGGGCTCCGGCGAGGCCGTGGCCACCGGGCAGTCGGTGGCCATCGGCTACGCCACCACGGCCTGGGACGGCACCGCGGCCGGGAGCAGCTGGCCGCTCGAGGGGACCGGCGGCGACGGGCCCTATGCCGGGTTCGTGGGCTCCGGCTCGATCGTCGACGCCCTGGTGGAGGTCCCGGTCGGTTCGCGGGTGCTGGTCCTGACCCCGGCGAGCGAACAGGGCCCCGCCTACGCACACGTCGTGGACGTGCTCGCGGCACGCTGA
- a CDS encoding glycerate kinase — translation MRVLISVGAIGPALSAVEATRALAGAWVAAGHEVLERPMSDGDEELVESVRSARGGELVPVLVRPVDIPGGDPGRVPAALLHVPGRSGGTAFAETSVALGGGSVGSDAGVLLRTGTTAPVADLVMAALQTGASRIVIGLGPTAVHDGGLGFLRRLAELLGFDDALASLPRLRERLGDVQLDVAAATDLPLLGLHGAGAALSSRPGISPAQAQEAERAVGEIAERILAAADEGGGPAGAGSGLQLRSRPRPVVRPTRDQGTGAGGGSAFALAVLGARLLPGAEVVAAETGVVELSGEVDLVLTGCTTLDGTAMHTGVVAAVGRAAMAHGVPVVAVGQDVQVSRRDGARVGVSATYPVRDPRTPGLAHQDPPAAADPWDDMVRRAERIRRTWAP, via the coding sequence GTGCGTGTGCTGATCTCTGTCGGGGCCATCGGCCCCGCCCTGTCCGCGGTGGAGGCCACCCGCGCGCTGGCCGGTGCGTGGGTGGCCGCCGGCCACGAGGTGCTCGAGCGCCCGATGAGCGACGGCGACGAGGAGCTCGTGGAGTCGGTGCGCAGCGCCCGCGGCGGCGAGCTCGTCCCGGTGCTCGTGCGACCGGTGGACATCCCGGGCGGCGATCCGGGCCGGGTGCCGGCCGCGCTCCTGCACGTGCCCGGGCGCTCGGGCGGTACGGCTTTCGCGGAGACCAGCGTGGCCCTGGGCGGCGGTTCCGTGGGCAGCGACGCCGGTGTGCTGCTCCGGACGGGGACGACCGCGCCGGTGGCCGACCTGGTGATGGCCGCGCTGCAGACCGGCGCGTCCCGGATCGTGATCGGACTGGGCCCGACCGCGGTCCACGACGGTGGCCTCGGGTTCCTGCGACGCCTAGCCGAGCTGCTGGGGTTCGACGACGCCCTCGCCTCGCTCCCGCGACTGCGCGAGCGACTGGGCGACGTGCAGCTCGATGTCGCCGCGGCCACCGATCTGCCGTTGCTCGGCCTGCACGGGGCCGGCGCCGCGTTGTCGAGCCGTCCCGGTATCTCCCCGGCCCAGGCGCAGGAGGCGGAACGAGCGGTGGGCGAGATCGCCGAGCGCATCCTCGCGGCAGCCGATGAGGGCGGGGGCCCCGCAGGCGCCGGCTCGGGCCTGCAGCTGCGGAGCCGACCACGCCCGGTGGTTCGCCCCACCCGCGATCAGGGCACCGGCGCAGGCGGTGGTTCCGCCTTCGCGCTCGCCGTGCTCGGCGCCCGGCTGCTGCCCGGGGCGGAGGTGGTGGCGGCCGAGACCGGGGTGGTCGAGCTGTCCGGGGAGGTCGATCTCGTGCTCACGGGCTGCACCACCCTGGACGGCACGGCCATGCACACCGGCGTGGTGGCCGCGGTCGGGCGGGCCGCGATGGCGCACGGGGTGCCGGTGGTCGCCGTCGGGCAGGACGTGCAGGTGAGCCGGCGTGACGGCGCCCGGGTCGGCGTCAGCGCGACCTACCCCGTCCGGGACCCGCGCACGCCAGGTCTGGCGCACCAGGACCCGCCCGCCGCTGCGGACCCGTGGGACGACATGGTGAGACGGGCCGAGCGGATCCGGCGCACCTGGGCTCCGTGA
- a CDS encoding DUF3043 domain-containing protein: MFGRKRNEDLAPIVEDEAPAGKGRPTPRRREAEARNKRPLVPTDRKAARREQRAKYAQARERMNEAMVTGDDQHMPAQHRGPVRRYLRDYVDARWNLGELFLPIAALIVAIMLGASFLPGLTEVALIAFYSLYIIVFVALTDAIVLAFRLRRKARIKFGPERVGRGVILYVIMRAFQLRRTRLPKPQNVRGAFPV; encoded by the coding sequence GTGTTCGGACGGAAGAGGAACGAGGACCTGGCGCCCATCGTCGAGGACGAGGCGCCCGCGGGCAAGGGACGGCCGACCCCCCGACGGCGTGAAGCCGAGGCGCGGAACAAGCGGCCGCTGGTCCCGACCGACCGCAAGGCCGCCCGGCGCGAACAGCGGGCCAAGTACGCCCAGGCCCGGGAGCGCATGAACGAGGCGATGGTCACCGGTGACGACCAGCACATGCCCGCCCAGCACCGTGGCCCGGTGCGGCGCTACCTGCGCGACTACGTCGACGCCCGGTGGAACCTGGGCGAGCTGTTCCTGCCCATCGCCGCCCTCATCGTGGCGATCATGCTCGGTGCCAGCTTTCTGCCCGGCCTCACCGAGGTGGCACTGATCGCCTTCTACTCGCTGTACATCATCGTCTTCGTCGCCCTCACCGACGCCATCGTCCTGGCCTTCCGGCTGCGGCGGAAGGCCCGCATCAAGTTCGGCCCCGAACGGGTGGGCCGCGGGGTGATCCTGTACGTGATCATGCGCGCCTTCCAGCTACGCCGCACGCGGCTGCCCAAGCCGCAGAACGTCCGTGGAGCCTTCCCGGTCTGA
- a CDS encoding quinone-dependent dihydroorotate dehydrogenase: MVSPYSMLFSQVFTRIEPEAAHRLAGALIRATGSLAPLRETVRAVLGRTATAPVRSVFGRELHGVLGAAAGFDKDATMAAGLDALGFAFVEVGTVTALPQPGNPPPRLFRLLPERALVNRMGFNNAGADAAARRLARLRRSPHGRRMVLGVNIGKSKITPAAAAVEDYTASARALAPYADYLVVNVSSPNTPGLRDLQQTDALRPILSAVRDAATAAAAREVPVLVKIAPDLADADVEAVARLAGELELAGVVAVNTTIDHAHGPGGLSGPPLRPRGLEVVRLVRRVLGPGPVVIGVGGISDAADVEAYLRAGATLVQAYSAFIYAGPAWPGRINRGRRG, translated from the coding sequence GTGGTCAGCCCGTACAGCATGCTGTTCTCCCAGGTCTTCACCCGGATCGAGCCCGAGGCGGCCCACCGCCTCGCGGGTGCGCTGATCCGCGCGACCGGGTCCCTCGCGCCGCTGCGGGAGACGGTGCGCGCGGTGCTGGGACGCACGGCCACAGCTCCCGTGCGGAGCGTCTTCGGCCGCGAGCTGCACGGCGTCCTGGGCGCGGCGGCCGGTTTCGACAAGGATGCGACGATGGCAGCGGGCCTGGACGCCCTCGGCTTCGCGTTCGTGGAGGTCGGGACCGTGACGGCGCTGCCGCAGCCGGGCAACCCCCCGCCGCGGCTGTTCCGGCTGCTGCCGGAGCGGGCCCTGGTGAACCGGATGGGGTTCAACAATGCCGGCGCCGACGCCGCGGCCCGCAGGCTGGCGCGGCTGCGCCGCAGCCCGCACGGCCGGCGGATGGTCCTCGGCGTCAACATCGGCAAGTCGAAGATCACGCCGGCGGCGGCGGCCGTCGAGGACTACACCGCCAGCGCACGGGCGCTGGCGCCCTATGCGGACTACCTCGTCGTGAACGTCTCCTCGCCCAACACCCCGGGCCTGCGCGACCTGCAGCAGACCGACGCCCTGCGTCCCATCCTCAGCGCCGTCCGGGACGCGGCGACCGCGGCCGCCGCCCGCGAGGTGCCGGTCCTGGTCAAGATCGCTCCCGACCTGGCCGACGCCGACGTCGAGGCCGTCGCCCGCCTCGCCGGCGAGCTCGAGCTGGCCGGTGTGGTGGCCGTCAACACCACGATCGATCACGCGCACGGCCCCGGGGGCCTGTCGGGGCCGCCGCTGCGCCCCCGGGGGCTGGAGGTCGTGCGCCTGGTGCGCCGCGTGCTCGGGCCCGGGCCCGTCGTCATCGGTGTCGGCGGGATCTCGGACGCGGCCGACGTCGAGGCCTATCTGCGCGCCGGCGCCACCCTGGTGCAGGCGTACTCGGCGTTCATCTACGCCGGCCCGGCCTGGCCCGGGCGGATCAACCGCGGCCGGCGCGGCTGA
- the erpA gene encoding iron-sulfur cluster insertion protein ErpA, with protein sequence MTQTTPTTEALEHEVALTDIAATKVKTLLEQEGRDDLRLRVAVQPGGCSGLIYQLYFDERYLDGDAVRDFDGVEVIVDKMSVPYLAGATIDFADTIEKQGFTIDNPNAGGSCACGDSFH encoded by the coding sequence ATGACGCAGACCACGCCCACCACGGAAGCGCTCGAGCACGAGGTCGCCCTGACCGACATCGCTGCGACCAAGGTGAAGACGCTCCTCGAGCAGGAGGGTCGCGACGACCTGCGCCTGCGTGTGGCCGTCCAGCCCGGCGGTTGCTCGGGCCTGATCTACCAGCTCTACTTCGACGAGCGTTACCTCGACGGCGATGCGGTTCGTGACTTCGACGGCGTCGAGGTCATCGTTGACAAGATGAGCGTGCCCTACCTCGCCGGTGCGACGATCGACTTCGCCGACACCATCGAGAAGCAGGGCTTCACGATCGACAACCCGAACGCCGGTGGCTCCTGCGCCTGCGGCGACTCCTTCCACTGA
- the lpdA gene encoding dihydrolipoyl dehydrogenase, with amino-acid sequence MTTAQQPWDVVVLGGGSGGYAAALRGAQLGLRVALVERDEVGGTCLHRGCIPTKAWLHAAEVADQARDAARIGVRVTVEGIDGGAVRDYSDGIVARLHRGLQGLIRAGGIEVVRGTGRLVAPDTVRVTTPDGAAHDLLGRHLVLATGSRSKVPDVFPRGARILTSEDALRLTDIPRRVVVVGGGVIGVEFASLWRSFGAQVTILEALERLLPAEDPAISRGLERALRARGIEVRTGAQVRSTEETGDEVRVLLAEGELTCDTLLVAVGREPVTDGLGLAEAGIALEGGWVRTDQHLHTGVGAVYAVGDLVAGPQLAHRGFAHGIAVAERIAGMEPVVVPDEQIPRVTYSDPEVASVGLTEPAARERFGTDGVETIEHSLAGNGKSQILGTSGMVKLVRQTGGPIVGVHLLGSRVGEQIGEAQLWVGWEAYPQDITPFVHAHPTQNEALGEAALALAGQPLHAHS; translated from the coding sequence GTGACCACAGCGCAGCAGCCGTGGGACGTCGTCGTCCTGGGGGGCGGCAGCGGTGGGTACGCCGCGGCACTGCGCGGTGCCCAGCTCGGTCTGCGCGTCGCCCTCGTCGAGCGCGACGAGGTGGGAGGCACCTGCCTGCACCGTGGCTGCATCCCGACCAAGGCCTGGCTGCACGCCGCCGAGGTCGCCGATCAGGCGCGCGACGCCGCCCGGATCGGCGTGCGGGTCACGGTCGAGGGAATCGACGGCGGCGCGGTACGCGACTACTCCGACGGGATCGTCGCCCGGCTGCACCGTGGGCTGCAGGGCCTGATCCGCGCCGGTGGGATCGAGGTGGTCCGGGGCACCGGTCGCCTGGTCGCACCGGACACCGTCCGTGTCACCACCCCCGACGGCGCAGCTCACGACCTGCTCGGCCGTCACCTGGTGCTGGCCACCGGTTCCCGCAGCAAGGTCCCGGACGTGTTCCCCCGCGGCGCGCGGATCCTCACCTCCGAAGACGCGCTGCGCCTCACCGACATCCCGCGGCGCGTGGTCGTGGTGGGCGGCGGTGTCATCGGCGTGGAGTTCGCGAGCCTGTGGCGCTCCTTCGGCGCCCAGGTCACGATCCTGGAGGCACTGGAGCGGCTTCTGCCGGCCGAGGACCCCGCCATCTCGCGCGGGCTGGAGCGAGCGCTGCGGGCCCGGGGCATCGAGGTGCGCACCGGCGCGCAGGTGCGCAGCACCGAGGAGACCGGAGACGAGGTCCGCGTCCTGCTGGCGGAGGGTGAACTCACGTGCGACACGCTGCTCGTCGCCGTCGGCCGCGAGCCCGTCACCGACGGCCTGGGCCTGGCTGAGGCGGGGATCGCCCTCGAAGGCGGATGGGTGCGCACCGACCAGCACCTGCATACCGGTGTCGGCGCCGTCTACGCGGTCGGGGACCTGGTCGCCGGACCACAGCTGGCGCACCGGGGCTTCGCGCACGGGATCGCCGTCGCCGAGCGGATCGCCGGGATGGAGCCGGTCGTGGTCCCGGACGAGCAGATCCCGCGGGTCACCTACAGCGACCCCGAGGTCGCCTCGGTGGGTCTGACCGAGCCCGCCGCTCGCGAGCGGTTCGGCACCGACGGCGTCGAGACGATCGAGCACTCCCTGGCCGGCAATGGCAAGAGCCAGATCCTCGGGACGTCCGGGATGGTGAAGCTGGTACGGCAGACTGGTGGACCGATCGTCGGTGTGCACCTGCTCGGCAGCCGGGTGGGAGAGCAGATCGGCGAGGCACAACTCTGGGTGGGCTGGGAGGCCTACCCTCAAGACATCACCCCGTTCGTGCACGCACACCCCACACAGAACGAGGCGCTGGGCGAGGCCGCACTGGCCCTGGCCGGTCAGCCGCTGCACGCTCACTCGTGA